A portion of the Mustela erminea isolate mMusErm1 chromosome 19, mMusErm1.Pri, whole genome shotgun sequence genome contains these proteins:
- the MRPS12 gene encoding 28S ribosomal protein S12, mitochondrial, with product MFWSGLLRGLSTSLNYGLALATRPMATLNQMHRRGLPKRPPLPPGPTAGRPQLKGVVLRTFIRKPKKPNSANRKCCRVRLSTGREAVCFIPGEGHSLQEHHVVLVQGGRTQDLPGVKLTVVRGKYDCGHVQKKK from the exons ATGTTCTGGTCCGGCCTTCTCCGTGGCCTCAGTACGTCCCTAAATTATG GCCTAGCCCTGGCCACCCGGCCCATGGCCACCCTGAACCAGATGCACCGCCGAGGGCTTCCCAAGAGGCCGCCTCTACCTCCAGGCCCCACGGCCGGCCGGCCACAGCTGAAGGGAGTGGTGTTGCGCACGTTCATCCGAAAGCCCAAGAAACCCAACTCAGCCAACCGCAAGTGCTGCCGCGTGCGGCTCAGCACCGGCCGAGAGGCCGTGTGCTTCATCCCCGGGGAGGGCCACAGCCTGCAGGAGCACCATGTCGTGCTGGTGCAGGGCGGCCGCACCCAGGACCTGCCTGGCGTGAAGCTCACTGTTGTGCGTGGCAAGTACGACTGTGGCCACGTGCAGAAGAAGAAGTGA